A portion of the Clostridium gelidum genome contains these proteins:
- a CDS encoding electron transfer flavoprotein subunit alpha/FixB family protein has product MKVLLFIETDGEKVLGGSLELISAIKVLEAEGTALVVGNRALADTVAAFGIPVIFTDTAVGCDTLTEVLAETVKEQNPDIILLANTPLSKDIAPRIAGRMSLGCVSDVTGISKSDGKVIYTRPAYGGTILEHIEVEGTAVVTVRNGSFSKPEAASNAGITEKKVEISEEFIKTKIIDVVKEISESVNLEEAEVIVSGGRGMGNAENFKLVEELARALGGVVGATRPAIEDGWISRAHQVGQSGKIVAPKLYIACGISGATQHTSGMSGSNYIVAINKDEEAPIFEIANIAIVGNVTEVLPVMIEEMKKAKAE; this is encoded by the coding sequence ATGAAAGTATTATTATTTATTGAAACAGATGGAGAAAAAGTATTGGGAGGAAGCCTAGAACTTATTAGTGCAATAAAAGTATTAGAAGCAGAAGGAACAGCGCTTGTAGTAGGTAACAGGGCTTTAGCAGATACAGTAGCTGCTTTTGGAATTCCAGTTATTTTTACAGATACTGCGGTTGGCTGTGATACTTTAACAGAAGTATTAGCAGAAACTGTTAAAGAACAAAATCCAGATATTATTTTATTAGCAAATACACCATTATCTAAAGATATTGCACCACGTATTGCAGGACGAATGAGTTTAGGATGTGTTAGTGATGTAACAGGAATTAGTAAAAGTGATGGTAAAGTTATATATACTAGACCAGCTTATGGTGGCACAATTTTGGAACATATTGAAGTAGAAGGCACAGCCGTAGTTACAGTTAGAAATGGAAGCTTTTCAAAACCAGAAGCTGCTTCAAATGCAGGAATTACAGAAAAAAAAGTAGAAATTTCAGAAGAGTTCATTAAGACAAAAATTATTGATGTAGTAAAAGAAATTTCTGAATCTGTTAATTTAGAAGAAGCTGAGGTTATTGTTTCTGGTGGACGTGGAATGGGAAATGCAGAAAATTTTAAACTTGTTGAGGAATTAGCACGTGCACTTGGTGGCGTAGTTGGTGCAACAAGACCAGCAATTGAAGATGGATGGATTTCTCGTGCACACCAAGTTGGACAATCAGGAAAGATTGTTGCACCAAAACTGTATATTGCATGTGGCATTTCTGGAGCAACACAACATACATCCGGAATGTCAGGCTCTAATTATATTGTGGCAATTAATAAAGATGAAGAGGCTCCGATTTTTGAAATTGCAAATATAGCTATTGTTGGAAATGTAACTGAAGTTCTTCCAGTTATGATTGAAGAAATGAAGAAAGCAAAAGCAGAGTAA
- the larA gene encoding nickel-dependent lactate racemase has product MASIEIPYSTKSLKIEINDKNLKGVLVSKANCYKADCSQSDIVHRALDNCIGSKSLEELVKDKHNMVIITSDHTRPVPSKITMPILLERIRKVNPNIDIKIIIATGFHRPTTKEEMINKFGQNIVDNEEIINHVSTDESSLINVGTLPSGGELYLNKLAIETELLIAEGFIEPHFFAGFSGGRKSILPGIASAKTIMANHCSEFINSNHARTGIIKDNPIHKDMLYAAEKANLAFILNVVIDEEKNIINAFSGDSQLAHEEGCRFVMELSSVKSIQADIVISSNGGYPLDQNIYQSVKGMTAAEATCRKGGVIIMIAACNDGHGGKSFYDTLANSTGPKELLEKILKVPRNETIPDQWEIQILARILSNYTVIVVTDMCDPNMIKSMHMKHAYTFNEALNLAYDIKGKDADVAVIPNGVGVVVKNVD; this is encoded by the coding sequence ATGGCGTCAATAGAGATACCATATTCAACAAAATCTTTAAAAATAGAAATTAATGACAAAAACCTAAAAGGAGTATTAGTTTCTAAGGCAAATTGTTATAAAGCTGATTGTTCACAAAGTGATATAGTACACAGGGCTCTTGATAATTGTATAGGCAGCAAATCTTTAGAGGAATTAGTAAAAGATAAACACAACATGGTTATTATAACCAGTGATCATACAAGACCTGTTCCAAGTAAGATAACCATGCCTATTCTCCTCGAAAGAATAAGAAAGGTAAATCCTAATATAGATATAAAGATTATTATAGCTACAGGATTTCACAGACCAACAACAAAAGAAGAAATGATAAATAAATTTGGACAAAATATAGTTGACAATGAAGAAATTATAAACCATGTTTCTACAGATGAAAGCAGTTTAATTAATGTAGGAACATTACCTTCTGGTGGGGAACTATATTTAAATAAATTAGCCATAGAAACAGAATTATTAATAGCTGAAGGGTTTATAGAGCCACACTTTTTTGCAGGATTCTCTGGAGGAAGAAAAAGCATTTTACCTGGAATAGCATCAGCAAAAACTATAATGGCTAATCACTGTTCAGAATTTATCAATAGCAATCATGCAAGAACTGGAATTATAAAGGATAATCCTATACATAAGGATATGCTTTATGCAGCAGAAAAAGCAAACCTTGCATTTATATTAAATGTAGTTATAGATGAAGAGAAAAATATCATAAATGCTTTTTCAGGAGATAGTCAGCTTGCCCATGAAGAAGGCTGCAGATTTGTTATGGAACTTTCCAGTGTAAAAAGTATACAAGCTGATATTGTAATTTCAAGCAATGGAGGCTACCCACTAGATCAAAATATATACCAGTCTGTAAAAGGTATGACTGCTGCAGAAGCCACTTGTCGAAAAGGCGGAGTAATTATTATGATAGCTGCTTGTAATGATGGCCATGGAGGGAAATCCTTTTACGATACTTTAGCAAATTCAACAGGACCAAAAGAACTTCTTGAAAAAATATTAAAAGTACCTAGAAATGAAACAATACCTGATCAATGGGAAATTCAAATTTTAGCAAGAATTCTTAGTAATTATACTGTAATTGTTGTTACAGATATGTGTGATCCAAATATGATTAAAAGTATGCATATGAAACATGCGTACACTTTTAATGAAGCATTAAATTTAGCATATGACATAAAAGGGAAGGATGCAGATGTTGCAGTAATTCCAAATGGAGTAGGAGTAGTTGTAAAGAACGTAGATTAA
- a CDS encoding L-lactate permease has translation MLFFKFLMAILPIIWLIIALSGLKMPGYKACLIALVLTMFLAIFFWKLNVDYTVTGVFEGILNALWPICLVIVAALFTYNLILRTGAMDFIKEMLAGVSRDKRVLTLIIGWGFGCFMEGMAGFGTAVAIPASILAGIGLNPFSAVLACLVANSTPTAFGSVGIPLVTASAVTGIGSNILAANTAIIEAILIIITPFIMVCIVGGGIRALKGVFFITLVSALSFTVPAYITATVVGAELPDIVGSICCMICTVVAAKILNKKPQEEYCIKITNKQKEQTLSLGKAVQAWCPFILIFLMLMFTSTLCAPIHDAIAVFKTSTSVYGGKGANTLTFSWINTPGIIIFVAAIIGGLIQGAKISTMYEVLLNTLKANWKTIVTICAVMSTAKVMSYSGMISDIASLLVIVTGGAYPLIAPLIGAIGGFVTGSGTSTSVLFGGLQSQTAQNLGLSGAWMAAANTLGAGIGKMICPQSIAIGASAINQSGSESKILKSVFKYFVCYIVIAGIVCFVGTLIMK, from the coding sequence ATGTTGTTTTTTAAATTCTTAATGGCGATATTACCTATCATTTGGCTTATAATTGCACTCAGTGGATTAAAAATGCCAGGGTATAAAGCCTGCTTAATTGCACTTGTTCTTACAATGTTTTTAGCTATTTTTTTCTGGAAATTGAATGTTGATTATACTGTAACCGGTGTGTTTGAAGGAATACTTAATGCATTGTGGCCAATTTGTTTAGTTATTGTTGCGGCTTTGTTTACGTATAATTTGATTTTACGTACAGGTGCCATGGATTTCATAAAAGAAATGTTAGCAGGAGTTTCCAGGGATAAAAGGGTTTTAACATTAATTATTGGATGGGGATTCGGATGCTTTATGGAAGGAATGGCGGGCTTTGGTACAGCAGTTGCTATTCCAGCATCAATTCTTGCAGGTATTGGACTTAATCCATTTTCCGCAGTTTTAGCATGTTTGGTTGCTAATAGTACACCAACTGCATTTGGATCAGTTGGAATACCTTTAGTAACGGCTTCTGCAGTAACAGGAATTGGATCTAACATTTTGGCTGCAAATACAGCGATAATTGAAGCAATTCTTATTATTATAACTCCATTTATTATGGTATGTATTGTAGGTGGTGGAATAAGGGCATTAAAGGGAGTATTTTTTATTACATTAGTTTCTGCGTTATCATTTACAGTACCTGCTTATATTACAGCAACAGTAGTTGGAGCAGAATTACCAGATATAGTAGGCTCTATTTGTTGTATGATCTGCACGGTTGTTGCAGCAAAAATCCTTAATAAAAAACCTCAGGAAGAATATTGTATTAAAATTACTAATAAACAAAAAGAACAAACTTTATCACTAGGTAAAGCAGTACAAGCATGGTGTCCATTTATTTTAATATTTTTAATGCTAATGTTTACATCTACATTATGTGCACCAATTCATGATGCAATTGCAGTATTTAAAACAAGTACAAGTGTATATGGTGGTAAAGGGGCAAATACATTGACCTTTAGTTGGATTAATACACCAGGTATTATTATTTTTGTTGCTGCAATTATTGGAGGCCTTATACAAGGTGCAAAAATATCAACCATGTATGAGGTGTTACTTAATACACTAAAGGCAAATTGGAAAACAATTGTTACAATTTGTGCAGTTATGTCAACAGCAAAGGTAATGAGTTATAGTGGAATGATTTCAGATATTGCAAGTCTTTTAGTTATAGTTACAGGAGGAGCGTATCCATTAATAGCCCCATTAATTGGAGCTATTGGAGGCTTTGTTACAGGTTCAGGTACATCAACTAGTGTTTTATTTGGAGGATTACAATCACAAACGGCACAAAATCTTGGACTTTCTGGAGCATGGATGGCAGCAGCAAATACTTTAGGCGCAGGTATCGGAAAGATGATTTGTCCTCAAAGTATTGCAATTGGTGCAAGTGCAATTAATCAATCTGGCTCTGAAAGTAAAATTTTAAAAAGTGTATTTAAATATTTTGTATGCTATATAGTAATCGCTGGAATCGTATGTTTTGTAGGAACACTTATTATGAAGTAA
- a CDS encoding FAD-binding oxidoreductase, which translates to MAEYNKLTEELITKLQEAAPGNILTGNDINEDYCHDEMPIYGKKAPQVVFMAHSTEEVAKVVKICNENKIPVTPRGAGTGLAGGAVPLLGGVLIDITKMKKILSYDLENFVVHVEAGVLLNDLAEDCAKQGLLYAPDPGEKFACLGGNVATNAGGMRAVKYGATRDYVRAMKVVLPTGEITNFGATVSKTSSGYSLLNLMIGSEGTLGIITELTLKIMPAPKVVASLIIPFENLDDCISAVPKFKMEHMNPQALEFMEREIVLASERYIGKSVFPQVIDGVTANAYLLVTIDAGNEDELNNLIEQASEIVLEAGAIDVLVADTPAKIKDAWAARSSFLEAIMAETKLLDECDVVVPVNKIAPYLAFVNKTGEECGITIKSFGHAGDGNLHIYQCSNDLEEAEFKARVDKFFKIIYKEAIKCGGLVSGEHGIGSGKMSYLADSVGEINMDIMKGIKKVFDPNSIMNPGKVCCPIE; encoded by the coding sequence ATGGCTGAGTATAATAAATTGACAGAAGAATTAATCACAAAATTACAGGAGGCAGCTCCAGGGAATATTTTGACAGGTAATGATATTAATGAAGATTATTGTCACGATGAAATGCCTATTTATGGAAAGAAAGCTCCACAAGTTGTGTTTATGGCACATTCTACAGAGGAAGTTGCAAAAGTAGTAAAGATATGTAATGAAAATAAGATACCAGTAACTCCAAGAGGAGCAGGAACAGGACTTGCAGGAGGAGCAGTACCGCTACTCGGTGGTGTTTTAATTGATATTACAAAGATGAAAAAAATACTTTCTTATGACTTAGAAAATTTTGTCGTTCATGTAGAAGCGGGTGTTTTGTTAAACGATCTTGCAGAGGATTGTGCAAAACAAGGATTATTATACGCTCCAGATCCTGGTGAAAAGTTCGCTTGCTTAGGTGGAAATGTTGCAACAAATGCTGGTGGAATGAGAGCTGTTAAATACGGTGCAACACGTGATTATGTACGTGCAATGAAGGTGGTTCTTCCAACAGGAGAAATTACAAACTTTGGAGCTACAGTATCAAAAACAAGTTCGGGTTATAGCCTTTTGAATTTAATGATTGGATCAGAAGGTACCCTTGGAATTATTACAGAACTTACTTTGAAAATCATGCCAGCACCTAAGGTAGTTGCTAGTTTGATTATTCCTTTTGAAAATTTAGATGATTGTATTTCTGCTGTTCCTAAATTTAAGATGGAACACATGAATCCACAAGCATTGGAATTTATGGAAAGAGAAATTGTTTTAGCCAGTGAAAGATATATTGGAAAGAGCGTATTCCCACAAGTAATTGATGGAGTAACTGCAAATGCATATTTACTTGTTACTATAGATGCAGGTAATGAAGATGAATTAAATAACCTTATTGAACAAGCAAGTGAAATAGTATTAGAAGCAGGAGCAATTGATGTGCTTGTAGCTGATACACCTGCAAAAATAAAAGATGCATGGGCTGCACGTTCCAGCTTCTTAGAAGCAATTATGGCAGAAACTAAATTGTTAGATGAATGCGATGTTGTAGTTCCAGTAAATAAAATTGCTCCTTATCTTGCTTTTGTAAATAAAACGGGTGAAGAGTGTGGAATAACTATTAAAAGTTTTGGACATGCAGGAGATGGAAATCTTCACATATACCAATGCAGTAATGATTTAGAAGAAGCAGAATTTAAAGCAAGAGTTGATAAGTTCTTCAAGATTATTTACAAAGAAGCAATAAAATGTGGCGGCCTTGTTTCAGGAGAACATGGAATTGGCAGTGGAAAGATGAGTTATTTAGCAGATAGTGTTGGAGAAATAAATATGGACATAATGAAAGGTATTAAAAAAGTATTTGATCCAAATTCGATTATGAATCCAGGTAAAGTATGCTGCCCAATAGAGTAA
- a CDS encoding acyl-CoA dehydrogenase — MNFKQDENHEQLLEMYREFAENEVKPIAKEIDESMRFPKENVAKMAEMGLLGIPFPEEYGGAGMDTLSYIQCVEELSKCCATTGVIVSAHTSLCATPIYTYGTEEQKEKYLKPLASGEKLGAFGLTEPVAGTDASMQKSTAVLDGDHYVLNGSKIFITNAGYADIYIVLAMTDKSKGTKGISAFIVEKDFPGFSVGSHELKMGIRASSTCELFFDNCIVPKENLLGEEGKGFGIAMATLDGGRIGIAAQALGIAEGAIEETVKYVKERVQFGRPISQFQNTQFELAQMRASTEAAKLLVYQAACAKDDHEKFTHFAAMAKLVSARNATDVTNRCLQLFGGYGYTSDYPIERMMRDAKITEIYEGTSEVQMMVISGWMLR; from the coding sequence ATGAATTTTAAACAAGATGAAAATCATGAACAATTACTAGAAATGTATAGAGAGTTTGCAGAAAATGAGGTAAAACCAATTGCAAAAGAAATAGACGAAAGCATGCGTTTCCCAAAAGAAAATGTAGCTAAAATGGCCGAAATGGGCTTGCTTGGAATTCCATTCCCTGAAGAATATGGTGGAGCTGGAATGGATACCTTAAGTTATATACAATGTGTAGAAGAATTATCTAAATGTTGCGCTACTACAGGTGTAATTGTTTCAGCACATACAAGTCTTTGTGCAACACCAATTTACACATATGGTACAGAGGAGCAAAAAGAGAAATATTTAAAACCACTTGCATCAGGAGAAAAATTAGGAGCCTTTGGATTAACAGAACCAGTTGCTGGAACTGATGCTTCAATGCAAAAGTCAACAGCAGTATTAGATGGAGATCACTATGTATTAAATGGAAGTAAAATTTTTATTACTAATGCAGGATATGCAGACATATATATTGTTCTTGCTATGACAGATAAGAGTAAGGGAACAAAAGGTATTTCAGCGTTTATTGTTGAAAAAGACTTCCCAGGTTTTTCTGTTGGAAGTCATGAATTAAAGATGGGAATTCGTGCATCTTCTACTTGTGAATTATTCTTTGATAACTGCATAGTTCCAAAGGAAAATCTTTTAGGAGAAGAAGGCAAAGGATTTGGAATTGCAATGGCAACTCTTGATGGAGGCCGTATTGGTATTGCTGCGCAAGCGCTTGGTATTGCAGAAGGTGCAATAGAAGAAACTGTAAAATATGTTAAGGAACGTGTTCAATTTGGACGCCCTATTTCACAATTCCAAAATACACAATTTGAATTAGCTCAGATGCGTGCAAGTACAGAAGCTGCAAAACTTTTAGTATATCAAGCAGCATGTGCAAAAGATGATCATGAAAAATTCACACATTTTGCAGCTATGGCAAAATTAGTTTCGGCTAGAAATGCTACTGATGTAACTAATCGTTGTTTACAATTATTTGGTGGTTATGGATATACAAGTGATTATCCAATTGAAAGAATGATGCGTGATGCCAAAATAACAGAAATCTATGAAGGAACATCAGAAGTTCAAATGATGGTAATTTCAGGATGGATGCTTAGATAA
- the adhE gene encoding bifunctional acetaldehyde-CoA/alcohol dehydrogenase has product MKVTNVQELMKKLQEVKNAQKEFSTYTQEQVDEIFRQAAMEVSNYRISLAKMAVEETGMGILEDKIIKNQFASEYIYNKYKDEKTCGVIEKDEAFGMTKIAEPIGVVAAIIPTTNPTSTAIFKTLIALKTRNGIIVAPHPRAKKSTIAAAQIVLDAAVKAGAPKGIIGWIDEPTVELSQILMREADITLATGGPAMVKAAYSSGKPALGVGPGNTPVIIDESAEIKMAVNSILLSKTFDNGLICASEQSIIALDSVYDEVRSEFDKRGAYILNAEEIDKVRKTIFINGSVNGKIVGQSAFKIAEMAGVKIPKTAKVLIGEAESVGVEEPFAHEKLSPVLGLYRAKNFDDAVEKARKLLELGGLGHTSVLYVNSMTERAKIDKFGDAMKTVRTFINMPASQGANGDSYNFQIAPSFTLGCGSWGGNSISENVGPKHLLNIKSLAERRENMLWFRVPEKIYFKYGCLGFALRELKDMNKKKAFIVTDKVLQELGYVDNVTKVLEEIGISYKIFAEVESDPTLATAKKGVKEMLSFEPDTIIGIGGGSPMDAAKIMWVLYEHPEEKFEDLAMRFMDIRKRLYSFPKLGVKAMMVAIPTTSGTGSEVTPFAVITDEKSGAKYPLSDYELTPDMAIIDTELMMNMPKGLTAASGIDALIHGIEAYVSVMASEYTNGLALEAIRLVFKYLPQAYEEGSTNVKAREKMAHASTTAGMAFANAFLGVCHSMGHKLGAEYHIPHGVAVSLLINEVIRFNAVEDPIKQTAYPQYKYPNAKFRYARIADYLNLGGKTEDEKVELLIKAIEELKAKLNLPKTINEAGVTEKKFYATLDQMSEHAFDDQCTGANPRYPLISEIKQMFINVFDKV; this is encoded by the coding sequence ATGAAAGTTACAAATGTCCAAGAATTAATGAAAAAATTACAAGAAGTAAAGAATGCTCAAAAAGAATTCTCAACTTACACACAAGAACAAGTTGATGAAATTTTTAGACAAGCAGCTATGGAAGTATCAAATTACAGAATTAGCTTAGCTAAAATGGCTGTAGAAGAAACTGGAATGGGAATATTAGAAGATAAAATTATTAAAAATCAGTTTGCTTCAGAGTATATATATAATAAGTACAAGGATGAAAAAACTTGTGGAGTTATAGAAAAGGATGAAGCATTTGGTATGACTAAAATTGCAGAACCAATAGGCGTCGTCGCAGCTATTATTCCAACAACTAATCCAACCTCAACAGCAATTTTCAAGACTTTAATAGCTTTGAAAACTAGAAATGGTATAATAGTAGCACCACATCCAAGAGCAAAAAAATCAACTATAGCTGCGGCCCAAATAGTTCTTGATGCAGCAGTTAAAGCTGGCGCTCCAAAAGGAATAATAGGATGGATAGATGAACCAACAGTTGAACTTTCGCAAATTTTAATGAGAGAAGCAGATATAACACTTGCTACAGGGGGACCTGCAATGGTTAAAGCTGCATATTCATCAGGTAAGCCGGCATTAGGTGTTGGTCCTGGAAACACACCAGTTATAATTGATGAAAGTGCTGAAATAAAGATGGCTGTAAACTCAATACTTCTTTCGAAAACCTTCGATAATGGGCTTATCTGTGCCTCTGAACAATCAATAATAGCATTGGATTCAGTATATGATGAGGTTAGAAGCGAATTTGATAAAAGAGGCGCATATATACTTAATGCAGAAGAAATAGATAAAGTTAGAAAAACAATATTTATAAATGGAAGCGTAAATGGGAAAATTGTAGGTCAATCAGCTTTTAAAATAGCTGAAATGGCAGGGGTTAAAATTCCGAAAACAGCTAAAGTACTTATCGGAGAAGCGGAATCTGTCGGAGTAGAAGAACCATTCGCACACGAGAAGTTATCTCCTGTACTTGGTTTGTATAGAGCCAAGAACTTTGATGATGCAGTAGAAAAGGCGAGGAAACTTCTTGAATTAGGGGGATTAGGACATACATCAGTATTGTATGTAAATTCAATGACAGAAAGAGCAAAGATAGATAAATTTGGTGATGCCATGAAGACAGTAAGGACTTTCATTAACATGCCAGCATCACAGGGTGCTAACGGAGATTCATATAATTTTCAAATAGCTCCTTCTTTTACATTAGGTTGTGGTTCATGGGGAGGAAATTCTATATCAGAAAATGTTGGACCTAAACATTTATTAAATATTAAGAGCTTAGCTGAGAGGAGAGAAAATATGCTTTGGTTTAGAGTCCCAGAAAAGATTTACTTTAAATATGGATGTCTTGGATTTGCATTAAGAGAATTAAAAGACATGAATAAAAAGAAAGCCTTTATAGTAACTGATAAAGTCCTTCAAGAATTAGGCTATGTAGATAATGTTACAAAGGTTCTTGAAGAAATAGGAATTAGCTATAAGATATTTGCAGAAGTAGAATCAGATCCCACATTGGCTACAGCTAAAAAAGGCGTTAAAGAAATGCTTAGCTTTGAACCAGATACTATTATAGGAATTGGTGGTGGGTCACCAATGGATGCTGCTAAAATCATGTGGGTATTATATGAACATCCAGAAGAAAAATTTGAAGACCTTGCTATGAGATTTATGGATATAAGAAAGAGATTGTATTCATTCCCTAAATTAGGTGTCAAAGCTATGATGGTTGCAATACCAACAACTTCCGGTACAGGTTCAGAAGTTACTCCATTTGCGGTTATAACTGATGAAAAATCAGGGGCGAAATATCCATTATCGGACTATGAATTAACTCCAGATATGGCTATAATTGATACTGAATTAATGATGAATATGCCAAAGGGATTGACAGCAGCATCCGGTATAGATGCTTTAATTCATGGTATAGAAGCTTATGTATCAGTGATGGCATCAGAATATACAAATGGACTTGCACTAGAAGCAATAAGATTAGTATTTAAATACTTACCACAAGCATATGAAGAGGGTTCAACTAATGTAAAAGCAAGAGAAAAGATGGCACATGCTTCAACTACAGCAGGTATGGCTTTTGCTAATGCGTTTTTAGGAGTATGTCACTCAATGGGACATAAGCTAGGCGCAGAATACCATATACCACATGGAGTAGCTGTCTCATTATTAATTAATGAAGTTATAAGATTTAATGCTGTGGAGGATCCGATAAAACAAACTGCATATCCACAATATAAATATCCAAATGCTAAATTTAGATATGCTAGAATTGCTGACTACTTAAACTTAGGCGGAAAAACAGAAGATGAGAAGGTTGAATTATTAATTAAAGCTATAGAAGAATTAAAAGCGAAATTAAATTTACCAAAAACTATTAATGAAGCAGGAGTTACAGAGAAAAAATTCTATGCGACTCTAGATCAAATGTCAGAACACGCTTTTGATGATCAATGTACAGGTGCAAATCCAAGATATCCATTGATAAGTGAAATCAAACAAATGTTTATAAATGTTTTTGACAAAGTTTAA
- a CDS encoding electron transfer flavoprotein subunit beta/FixA family protein yields MNILVCIKQVPGTSKVEVDPVTGVLKRDGIDSKMNPYDLYALETALKIREKKGGTVKVLSMGPNQALSVIREAYTMGADEGTLLSDRKFGGADVLATSYTISQGVKKMGDFELIICGKQTTDGDTAQVGSEMAEWLDIPHVANVKNIMEVEDSTITVEMDMPESIETVRIEYPCLITVDKGIFEPRLPSYKKKLVTENRNIEILSLNDFDDKDEKNYGLNGSPTQVERIFPPDVNDDREMWNGSSSELSERVGNKLKALKVI; encoded by the coding sequence ATGAATATTTTAGTATGTATTAAACAAGTACCAGGAACTTCAAAAGTAGAAGTTGATCCAGTTACAGGAGTGTTAAAGAGAGATGGGATAGATTCTAAAATGAATCCATATGATTTATATGCATTAGAAACAGCATTAAAAATTAGGGAGAAAAAAGGCGGAACAGTTAAGGTTTTAAGTATGGGACCTAATCAAGCATTAAGTGTAATTAGGGAAGCTTATACAATGGGAGCTGATGAAGGCACCTTGTTATCTGATAGAAAGTTTGGTGGCGCAGATGTTTTGGCTACATCATATACAATTTCTCAAGGAGTTAAAAAGATGGGGGATTTCGAACTTATAATTTGTGGGAAACAAACCACAGATGGTGATACAGCACAAGTTGGATCTGAAATGGCAGAGTGGTTAGATATACCTCATGTAGCTAATGTTAAAAATATAATGGAAGTAGAAGATTCGACAATTACAGTTGAAATGGACATGCCTGAGAGTATTGAAACTGTAAGAATAGAATACCCATGCCTAATTACTGTAGACAAGGGTATCTTTGAACCAAGATTACCTTCATATAAAAAGAAATTAGTAACTGAAAATAGGAATATAGAAATATTAAGTCTTAATGATTTTGATGATAAGGATGAAAAAAATTATGGACTTAATGGCTCGCCTACTCAAGTTGAAAGAATATTTCCACCAGATGTTAATGATGATAGGGAAATGTGGAATGGAAGTTCAAGTGAATTGAGTGAAAGAGTAGGGAATAAATTAAAAGCGTTAAAAGTTATTTAG